One Vitis vinifera cultivar Pinot Noir 40024 chromosome 8, ASM3070453v1 genomic window carries:
- the LOC100242602 gene encoding casparian strip membrane protein 1, which yields MSSGANATTIDVPETRAEAKGKAPLIAAPIVATTKATPHPNAGWKKGLAIFDFLLRLAAIAATLAAATTMGTTDETLPFFTQFFQFQASFDDLPAFMFFVVATAIASGYLALSLPFSLVSIFRPHAQGIRLLLIISDTVMLALTTAGAASATAIVYLAHNGDSSANWIAICQQFTDFCQSVSGAVVASFIAVVIFMLLVMMSALALRKH from the exons ATGAGCAGCGGCGCCAACGCAACTACAATCGATGTCCCAGAGACAAGGGCTGAAGCCAAAGGGAAAGCCCCTCTCATTGCAGCTCCCATTGTTGCAACCACTAAAGCTACCCCACACCCGAATGCAGGATGGAAGAAGGGGCTTGCTATATTCGATTTCCTCCTAAGGCTAGCTGCTATAGCAGCTACACTGGCCGCTGCTACCACCATGGGAACTACTGATGAAACTCTTCCCTTCTTTACCCAGTTCTTCCAGTTCCAAGCTAGTTTTGACGACCTGCCTGCGTTTAT GTTTTTCGTAGTTGCGACTGCTATAGCCAGTGGCTACCTCGCCCTCTCTCTACCCTTTTCATTAGTGAGCATCTTTCGCCCACATGCGCAGGGAATAAGGCTGCTTCTGATCATCTCTGACACT GTGATGCTTGCTTTGACCACGGCTGGGGCAGCCTCAGCGACTGCCATAGTTTACTTGGCACACAACGGCGACTCAAGCGCAAACTGGATAGCAATCTGTCAGCAATTTACTGATTTCTGCCAGAGTGTGAGCGGGGCTGTGGTGGCATCATTCATAGCTGTGGTTATCTTCATGTTGTTGGTTATGATGTCTGCCTTGGCTCTCAGAAAGCACTGA
- the LOC100259699 gene encoding mitochondrial fission protein ELM1 isoform X1 translates to MGGPEIFGGGFYGVIRRAIVIGNGFAGSENQSIGLVRALGLSNHQSLFRVTRPRGGIHERLHWLPVSLHKKLDYVMKQFQTVRGKKLIPLSAEKCGLSDILEADAKHISKMARETFEMDGPLLVVASGRDTISVASYIKQLAPENVFVVQIQHPRSGLNRFDLVITPRHDYYPLTPHAQKQIPWFLRRWITPREPPDRHVVLTVGALHQADSAALRSAASAWHDKLASLPRPLLVVNIGGPASSCRYGADLAKQLTVLLQNVLWSCGSLRISFSRRTPEKVSKILVRELGNHPKVYIWNGEEPNPHMGHLSWADAFVITADSVSMLSEACSTGKPVYVIGAEHCKWKFADFHKSLLERGVVRPFTGKENISESWSYSPLNGTAEAASRVHVALAERGWKVQS, encoded by the exons ATGGGCGGGCCGGAGATATTCGGAGGTGGATTCTACGGTGTAATCAGACGAGCAATTGTAATCGGAAACGGCTTCGCAGGCTCAGAGAATCAGAGCATTGGCTTGGTTCGTGCTTTGGGGCTCTCCAATCACCAATCCTTATTT CGTGTTACTAGACCAAGAGGAGGAATACATGAGCGGCTTCATTGGCTTCCAGTTTCTCTCCACAAAAAATTAGACTATGTCATGAAGCAATTCCAAACAGTCAGGGGGAAAAAATTGATCCCTCTTTCAGCTGAAAAATGTG GCTTGTCGGATATCCTAGAAGCTGATGCAAAGCATATTTCAAAAATGGCTCGTGAAACTTTTGAGAT gGATGGCCCATTATTGGTGGTTGCATCTGGTAGGGATACCATTTCTGTTGCAAGCTACATAAAACAGTTAGCTCCAGAAAATGTTTTTGTTGTTCAG ATACAACACCCGAGGTCAGGTCTGAATAGGTTTGATCTGGTGATTACCCCTCGTCATGATTATTATCCATTGACCCCTCATGCACAGAAACAAATCCCTTGGTTTCTCCGGAGGTGGATAACTCCTCGTGAACCTCCTGACAGACATGTG GTTCTGACTGTTGGAGCTCTTCATCAAGCTGATTCTGCTGCGCTTAGGAGTGCTGCTTCTGCCTGGCATGACAAATTGGCATCTCTGCCCAGGCCCTTGTTGGTGGTTAACATTGGAGGACCTGCAA GCAGTTGTCGATATGGTGCTGACCTAGCAAAGCAGTTAACGGTTTTACTACAAAATGTTCTATGGAGCTGTGGGAGCCTCAGGATATCCTTCTCAAGAAGAACTCCTGAGAAG GTATCCAAAATATTAGTAAGAGAACTTGGTAATCATCCCAAGGTTTACATTTGGAATGGTGAAG AACCGAATCCACATATGGGGCATTTGTCTTGGGCTGATGCCTTTGTCATCACAGCTGATTCAGTGAGTATGTTGAGTGAGGCTTGTAGTACTGG GAAGCCGGTATATGTAATTGGAGCTGAGCATTGTAAATGGAAGTTTGCGGACTTCCACAAATCTCTGCTGGAACGAGGAGTGGTTCGGCCATTCACTGGTAAAGAGAAT ATATCTGAGAGCTGGAGCTACTCTCCATTGAATGGCACTGCTGAGGCAGCTAGTCGAGTGCATGTCGCGCTTGCAGAGCGTGGATGGAAAGTGCAATCATAa
- the LOC100259699 gene encoding mitochondrial fission protein ELM1 isoform X2 gives MGGPEIFGGGFYGVIRRAIVIGNGFAGSENQSIGLVRALGLSNHQSLFRVTRPRGGIHERLHWLPVSLHKKLDYVMKQFQTVRGKKLIPLSAEKCLSDILEADAKHISKMARETFEMDGPLLVVASGRDTISVASYIKQLAPENVFVVQIQHPRSGLNRFDLVITPRHDYYPLTPHAQKQIPWFLRRWITPREPPDRHVVLTVGALHQADSAALRSAASAWHDKLASLPRPLLVVNIGGPASSCRYGADLAKQLTVLLQNVLWSCGSLRISFSRRTPEKVSKILVRELGNHPKVYIWNGEEPNPHMGHLSWADAFVITADSVSMLSEACSTGKPVYVIGAEHCKWKFADFHKSLLERGVVRPFTGKENISESWSYSPLNGTAEAASRVHVALAERGWKVQS, from the exons ATGGGCGGGCCGGAGATATTCGGAGGTGGATTCTACGGTGTAATCAGACGAGCAATTGTAATCGGAAACGGCTTCGCAGGCTCAGAGAATCAGAGCATTGGCTTGGTTCGTGCTTTGGGGCTCTCCAATCACCAATCCTTATTT CGTGTTACTAGACCAAGAGGAGGAATACATGAGCGGCTTCATTGGCTTCCAGTTTCTCTCCACAAAAAATTAGACTATGTCATGAAGCAATTCCAAACAGTCAGGGGGAAAAAATTGATCCCTCTTTCAGCTGAAAAAT GCTTGTCGGATATCCTAGAAGCTGATGCAAAGCATATTTCAAAAATGGCTCGTGAAACTTTTGAGAT gGATGGCCCATTATTGGTGGTTGCATCTGGTAGGGATACCATTTCTGTTGCAAGCTACATAAAACAGTTAGCTCCAGAAAATGTTTTTGTTGTTCAG ATACAACACCCGAGGTCAGGTCTGAATAGGTTTGATCTGGTGATTACCCCTCGTCATGATTATTATCCATTGACCCCTCATGCACAGAAACAAATCCCTTGGTTTCTCCGGAGGTGGATAACTCCTCGTGAACCTCCTGACAGACATGTG GTTCTGACTGTTGGAGCTCTTCATCAAGCTGATTCTGCTGCGCTTAGGAGTGCTGCTTCTGCCTGGCATGACAAATTGGCATCTCTGCCCAGGCCCTTGTTGGTGGTTAACATTGGAGGACCTGCAA GCAGTTGTCGATATGGTGCTGACCTAGCAAAGCAGTTAACGGTTTTACTACAAAATGTTCTATGGAGCTGTGGGAGCCTCAGGATATCCTTCTCAAGAAGAACTCCTGAGAAG GTATCCAAAATATTAGTAAGAGAACTTGGTAATCATCCCAAGGTTTACATTTGGAATGGTGAAG AACCGAATCCACATATGGGGCATTTGTCTTGGGCTGATGCCTTTGTCATCACAGCTGATTCAGTGAGTATGTTGAGTGAGGCTTGTAGTACTGG GAAGCCGGTATATGTAATTGGAGCTGAGCATTGTAAATGGAAGTTTGCGGACTTCCACAAATCTCTGCTGGAACGAGGAGTGGTTCGGCCATTCACTGGTAAAGAGAAT ATATCTGAGAGCTGGAGCTACTCTCCATTGAATGGCACTGCTGAGGCAGCTAGTCGAGTGCATGTCGCGCTTGCAGAGCGTGGATGGAAAGTGCAATCATAa
- the LOC100259699 gene encoding mitochondrial fission protein ELM1 isoform X3, producing the protein MKQFQTVRGKKLIPLSAEKCGLSDILEADAKHISKMARETFEMDGPLLVVASGRDTISVASYIKQLAPENVFVVQIQHPRSGLNRFDLVITPRHDYYPLTPHAQKQIPWFLRRWITPREPPDRHVVLTVGALHQADSAALRSAASAWHDKLASLPRPLLVVNIGGPASSCRYGADLAKQLTVLLQNVLWSCGSLRISFSRRTPEKVSKILVRELGNHPKVYIWNGEEPNPHMGHLSWADAFVITADSVSMLSEACSTGKPVYVIGAEHCKWKFADFHKSLLERGVVRPFTGKENISESWSYSPLNGTAEAASRVHVALAERGWKVQS; encoded by the exons ATGAAGCAATTCCAAACAGTCAGGGGGAAAAAATTGATCCCTCTTTCAGCTGAAAAATGTG GCTTGTCGGATATCCTAGAAGCTGATGCAAAGCATATTTCAAAAATGGCTCGTGAAACTTTTGAGAT gGATGGCCCATTATTGGTGGTTGCATCTGGTAGGGATACCATTTCTGTTGCAAGCTACATAAAACAGTTAGCTCCAGAAAATGTTTTTGTTGTTCAG ATACAACACCCGAGGTCAGGTCTGAATAGGTTTGATCTGGTGATTACCCCTCGTCATGATTATTATCCATTGACCCCTCATGCACAGAAACAAATCCCTTGGTTTCTCCGGAGGTGGATAACTCCTCGTGAACCTCCTGACAGACATGTG GTTCTGACTGTTGGAGCTCTTCATCAAGCTGATTCTGCTGCGCTTAGGAGTGCTGCTTCTGCCTGGCATGACAAATTGGCATCTCTGCCCAGGCCCTTGTTGGTGGTTAACATTGGAGGACCTGCAA GCAGTTGTCGATATGGTGCTGACCTAGCAAAGCAGTTAACGGTTTTACTACAAAATGTTCTATGGAGCTGTGGGAGCCTCAGGATATCCTTCTCAAGAAGAACTCCTGAGAAG GTATCCAAAATATTAGTAAGAGAACTTGGTAATCATCCCAAGGTTTACATTTGGAATGGTGAAG AACCGAATCCACATATGGGGCATTTGTCTTGGGCTGATGCCTTTGTCATCACAGCTGATTCAGTGAGTATGTTGAGTGAGGCTTGTAGTACTGG GAAGCCGGTATATGTAATTGGAGCTGAGCATTGTAAATGGAAGTTTGCGGACTTCCACAAATCTCTGCTGGAACGAGGAGTGGTTCGGCCATTCACTGGTAAAGAGAAT ATATCTGAGAGCTGGAGCTACTCTCCATTGAATGGCACTGCTGAGGCAGCTAGTCGAGTGCATGTCGCGCTTGCAGAGCGTGGATGGAAAGTGCAATCATAa
- the LOC100264827 gene encoding peptidyl-prolyl cis-trans isomerase CYP18-2 isoform X2 encodes MWGSADGGAPEVTLETSMGSFTVELYYKHAPRTCRNFLELSRRGYYDNVKFHRIIKDFIVQGGDPTGTGRGGESIYGSKFEDEIKPELKHTGAGILSMANAGPNSNGSQFFITLAPAQSLDGKHTIFGRVCRGMEIIKRLGSVQTDNTDRPIHDVKILRTAVKDLQ; translated from the exons ATGTGGGGAAGTGCAGATGGAGGAGCTCCAGAAGTCACTCTCGAGACTTCCATGGGTTCTTTCACGGTCGAG CTTTACTACAAGCACGCACCGAGAACTTGCAGAAACTTCTTAGAACTCTCCCGCAGAGGCTACTACGACAACGTCAAATTCCACAGAATCATCAAA GATTTCATAGTCCAAGGTGGAGATCCCACTGGCACAGGAAGGGGAGGAGAATCCATTTATGg ATCAAAGTTTGAGGATGAGATAAAACCCGAGCTGAAACATACTGGAGCTGGTATTTTATCCATGGCAAATGCTGGTCCAAATTCAAATGGAAGCCAATTCTTTATTACCCTGGCCCCAGCACAATCACTGGATG GGAAGCACACAATATTTGGAAGGGTATGTAGGGGAATGGAAATTATCAAGAGACTTGGTAGCGTTCAAACAGATAATACAGATAG ACCCATCCATGATGTGAAGATATTGCGTACAGCGGTGAAAGACTTGCAGTGA
- the LOC100264827 gene encoding peptidyl-prolyl cis-trans isomerase CYP18-2 isoform X1 — MWGSADGGAPEVTLETSMGSFTVELYYKHAPRTCRNFLELSRRGYYDNVKFHRIIKDFIVQGGDPTGTGRGGESIYGSKFEDEIKPELKHTGAGILSMANAGPNSNGSQFFITLAPAQSLDGNNMILLNNYHYNLFNLSLWNVHEMCKLFSPVNRKSGSLLSPGNRISVRADQKLDCFYTL; from the exons ATGTGGGGAAGTGCAGATGGAGGAGCTCCAGAAGTCACTCTCGAGACTTCCATGGGTTCTTTCACGGTCGAG CTTTACTACAAGCACGCACCGAGAACTTGCAGAAACTTCTTAGAACTCTCCCGCAGAGGCTACTACGACAACGTCAAATTCCACAGAATCATCAAA GATTTCATAGTCCAAGGTGGAGATCCCACTGGCACAGGAAGGGGAGGAGAATCCATTTATGg ATCAAAGTTTGAGGATGAGATAAAACCCGAGCTGAAACATACTGGAGCTGGTATTTTATCCATGGCAAATGCTGGTCCAAATTCAAATGGAAGCCAATTCTTTATTACCCTGGCCCCAGCACAATCACTGGATGGTAACAATATGATCCTACTCAATAATTACCattacaatttatttaatctatcTTTATGGAATGTTCATGAAATGTGCAAACTTTTTTCTCCTGTAAATAGGAAAAGTGGGTCCCTTTTATCACCGGGAAACAGGATAAGTGTGAGGGCTGACCAGAAACTTGATTGTTTTTACACTCTTTGA